The following are encoded in a window of Desulforegulaceae bacterium genomic DNA:
- a CDS encoding cold shock domain-containing protein, producing the protein MTAEKNKLEGKVKWFSNKKGYGFIEKEDGSGDIFVHHTSIEMPGFRTLAEGEKVIFEIEENDRGYAAKNVIKP; encoded by the coding sequence TTGACTGCTGAAAAAAACAAGCTTGAAGGAAAAGTAAAATGGTTCAGTAACAAAAAAGGTTACGGATTTATTGAAAAAGAAGACGGAAGCGGAGATATCTTTGTACACCATACCTCTATTGAAATGCCCGGCTTCAGAACTCTTGCTGAAGGTGAAAAAGTGATTTTTGAAATTGAGGAAAATGACAGAGGATATGCTGCAAAAAATGTAATAAAACCATAA